In Pseudomonas saudiphocaensis, one DNA window encodes the following:
- the gltA gene encoding citrate synthase produces MADTKAQLIIEGSDAVELPVLTGTMGPDVVDVRGLTSTGRFTFDPGFMSTASCESKITYIDGDKGILLHRGYPIEQLAEKSDYLETCYLLLNGELPTTEQKAKFVDTIKNHTIVHEQLKSFLHGFRRDAHPMAVMCGIVGALSAFYHDSLDINDPKHREISAHRLIAKMPTIAAMVYKYSMGQPLMYPRNDLNYAENFLHMMFNTPAEIKPISPVLAKAMDRIFILHADHEQNASTSTVRLAGSTGANPFACIAAGIAALWGPAHGGANEAVLTMLDEIGDVSNIEKFLAKAKDKNDPFKLMGFGHRVYKNFDPRAKVMKQTCDEVLGELGINDPQLELAMKLEEIALKDPYFAERNLYPNVDFYSGIILKAIGIPTSMFTVIFALARTVGWISHWKEMIASGQKIGRPRQLYTGHAKRDLPY; encoded by the coding sequence ATGGCTGACACCAAAGCGCAGTTGATCATCGAGGGTTCTGATGCCGTCGAACTGCCCGTTCTAACCGGTACCATGGGACCTGATGTAGTCGACGTACGAGGCCTGACCTCCACAGGTCGTTTTACCTTCGACCCCGGTTTCATGTCGACAGCCTCTTGCGAGTCAAAGATCACCTACATCGACGGTGACAAGGGCATCCTGCTGCACCGCGGCTACCCCATCGAACAGCTGGCCGAGAAATCCGATTACCTGGAAACTTGCTACCTTCTGCTCAATGGCGAACTGCCTACTACCGAGCAGAAAGCCAAGTTCGTTGACACCATCAAGAACCACACCATTGTCCACGAGCAGTTGAAGTCTTTCCTCCACGGCTTCCGTCGTGACGCTCACCCGATGGCCGTGATGTGCGGCATCGTTGGCGCCCTGTCCGCCTTCTACCACGACTCGCTTGATATCAACGACCCCAAGCATCGCGAGATCTCCGCACACCGCCTGATCGCCAAGATGCCGACCATAGCCGCAATGGTCTACAAGTACTCCATGGGTCAGCCGCTGATGTATCCGCGCAATGACCTGAACTATGCGGAAAACTTCCTGCACATGATGTTCAACACTCCGGCCGAGATCAAACCGATCAGCCCGGTGCTGGCCAAGGCTATGGATCGCATCTTTATCCTCCATGCCGATCACGAGCAGAACGCCTCGACCTCCACCGTTCGCCTGGCTGGCTCCACCGGCGCCAACCCCTTCGCCTGTATCGCTGCCGGTATCGCCGCGCTCTGGGGCCCGGCGCATGGCGGTGCAAACGAAGCCGTACTCACCATGCTGGATGAGATCGGCGACGTTTCCAACATCGAGAAATTCCTTGCCAAGGCCAAGGACAAGAACGATCCATTCAAACTGATGGGCTTCGGCCACCGCGTCTACAAGAACTTCGATCCGCGTGCCAAGGTCATGAAGCAGACCTGCGACGAGGTACTTGGCGAGCTGGGCATCAACGACCCGCAGCTTGAGCTGGCCATGAAGCTTGAAGAAATTGCGCTGAAGGACCCCTACTTCGCCGAGCGCAACCTGTATCCGAACGTAGACTTCTACTCGGGCATCATCCTCAAGGCCATTGGCATTCCGACCAGCATGTTCACCGTAATCTTCGCCCTGGCGCGGACAGTCGGCTGGATCTCGCACTGGAAAGAAATGATCGCCAGCGGCCAGAAGATCGGTCGCCCGCGTCAGCTCTACACCGGTCATGCCAAGCGTGATCTGCCGTACTGA
- the sdhC gene encoding succinate dehydrogenase, cytochrome b556 subunit, which yields MKKAVKSQRPVNLDLRTIKLPITAYSSILHRISGVILFFGVAILLFALDTSLSSAEGFEEVKACFGSPLAKLVVWGLLSALLYHLVAGTRHLIMDAGHGETLEGGKLGSKIVLAVSAVLIVLAGVWIW from the coding sequence GTGAAAAAAGCCGTGAAAAGCCAACGACCTGTAAACCTAGATCTTAGGACAATAAAACTCCCAATCACTGCCTACTCGTCGATCCTTCATCGTATCTCCGGTGTCATTCTGTTCTTTGGTGTGGCCATTTTGCTGTTTGCGCTGGATACGTCACTTTCTTCTGCGGAAGGTTTTGAAGAGGTGAAGGCGTGCTTCGGCAGTCCGCTGGCCAAGCTGGTGGTCTGGGGGTTGTTGTCAGCGCTGCTGTATCACTTGGTGGCCGGTACACGTCACCTGATTATGGATGCGGGGCATGGCGAGACGCTGGAAGGCGGTAAGCTGGGCTCGAAAATCGTTCTGGCCGTTTCGGCGGTGCTGATCGTTCTGGCGGGAGTGTGGATATGGTAA
- a CDS encoding succinate dehydrogenase iron-sulfur subunit: MLQVSVYRYNPDKDEKPYMQDFQVNTDGKDLMVLDVLALIKEQDQGFSYRRSCREGVCGSDGMNMNGKNGLACITPLSAVVSGGKLVVRPLPGLPVIRDLAVDMSIFYKQYEKVRPYLMNDTPAPAIERLQSPEDREKLDGLYECILCACCSTSCPSFWWNPDKFLGPAALLQAYRFLADSRDTETEERLAALDDPFSVFRCRGIMNCVSVCPKGLNPTKAIGHVRNMLLQSAT, translated from the coding sequence ATGTTGCAAGTGAGCGTCTATCGCTACAACCCGGACAAAGATGAAAAGCCGTACATGCAGGATTTTCAGGTCAATACCGATGGTAAGGATCTGATGGTTCTGGACGTGCTGGCCCTCATCAAGGAACAGGATCAGGGTTTCTCCTATCGTCGTTCCTGCCGTGAAGGTGTCTGCGGTTCGGATGGCATGAACATGAACGGCAAGAACGGCCTGGCCTGCATCACGCCGCTGTCAGCAGTGGTTTCGGGTGGCAAGCTGGTAGTTCGTCCGCTGCCGGGTCTGCCAGTCATTCGTGACCTGGCCGTCGATATGAGCATCTTCTACAAGCAGTACGAGAAGGTTCGCCCTTATTTGATGAACGATACCCCGGCACCGGCTATCGAACGTCTTCAGAGCCCGGAAGATCGCGAGAAGCTGGATGGTCTGTACGAGTGCATTCTGTGCGCTTGCTGCTCGACCAGCTGCCCGTCCTTCTGGTGGAACCCGGACAAGTTCCTCGGTCCCGCGGCGTTGCTGCAGGCCTATCGTTTCCTGGCCGATAGCCGCGATACCGAAACTGAAGAGCGTCTGGCTGCTCTGGATGATCCGTTCAGCGTGTTCCGTTGCCGGGGCATCATGAACTGCGTCAGTGTCTGCCCTAAGGGTCTGAACCCCACCAAGGCAATTGGGCACGTGCGCAACATGCTGTTGCAGAGCGCAACCTGA
- the lpdA gene encoding dihydrolipoyl dehydrogenase, giving the protein MSQKFDVVVIGAGPGGYVAAIRAAQLGLKTACIEKYQGKDGKTALGGTCLNVGCIPSKALLDSSYKFHEAQESFNVHGISTGDVKMDVPTMVARKDQIVKNLTGGVSALLKANGVTVFEGHGKLLAGKQVEVTKLDGSTETLAAENVILASGSKPVDIPPAPVDQKVIVDSTGALDFQTVPARLGVIGAGVIGLELGSVWSRLGAEVTVIEAMDKFLPAADEQISKEAFKVLSKQGLKILLGARLTASEIKGEEVTVSFTTAEGEQQLTFDKLIVAVGRRPVTTDLLASDSGVDMDERGFIFVNDQCATSVPGVYAIGDVVRGAMLAHKASEEGVMVAERIAGHKSQMNYDLIPSVIYTHPEIAWVGKTEQALKAEGVEINVGTFPFAASGRAMAANDTAGLVKVIADAKTDRVLGVHVMGPAAAELVQQGAIGMEFGTSAEDLGMMVFSHPTMSEALHEAALAVNGHAIHIANRKKR; this is encoded by the coding sequence ATGAGTCAGAAATTTGACGTCGTCGTCATCGGTGCCGGTCCTGGCGGCTATGTGGCTGCCATCCGCGCAGCGCAGCTGGGCTTGAAGACTGCCTGCATCGAAAAATACCAGGGCAAGGATGGCAAGACTGCTCTGGGTGGCACCTGCCTGAACGTGGGTTGCATTCCGTCCAAGGCGCTGCTGGATAGCTCCTACAAATTTCATGAAGCCCAAGAGAGCTTCAACGTTCACGGCATCAGCACTGGCGACGTCAAGATGGACGTGCCGACCATGGTGGCGCGCAAGGACCAGATCGTTAAGAACCTCACCGGTGGTGTGTCAGCACTGCTCAAGGCCAACGGCGTGACCGTTTTCGAAGGCCACGGCAAGCTGCTGGCCGGCAAGCAGGTCGAAGTCACCAAGCTCGACGGCAGCACTGAGACCCTGGCGGCCGAGAACGTCATTCTCGCTTCCGGCTCCAAGCCAGTCGACATTCCGCCGGCTCCGGTCGATCAGAAGGTCATCGTCGATTCCACTGGTGCATTGGACTTCCAGACCGTTCCGGCGCGTCTGGGCGTGATCGGTGCAGGTGTCATTGGCCTCGAACTCGGCTCGGTATGGTCGCGCCTGGGTGCCGAAGTTACCGTTATTGAGGCAATGGACAAGTTCCTGCCGGCTGCCGATGAGCAGATTTCCAAGGAAGCCTTCAAGGTGCTTTCCAAGCAGGGCCTGAAGATCCTGCTGGGCGCTCGTCTGACCGCCTCCGAAATCAAGGGCGAGGAAGTCACCGTCAGCTTCACTACTGCGGAAGGCGAGCAGCAGCTGACTTTCGACAAGCTGATCGTTGCGGTCGGCCGTCGTCCGGTGACCACTGATCTGCTGGCTTCCGATTCCGGTGTGGACATGGATGAGCGCGGCTTCATCTTCGTCAATGATCAGTGTGCGACCAGCGTTCCGGGCGTTTATGCCATTGGTGACGTAGTGCGTGGCGCGATGCTCGCCCACAAGGCTTCGGAAGAAGGCGTGATGGTTGCCGAGCGCATCGCCGGTCACAAGTCGCAAATGAACTACGACCTGATTCCGTCGGTCATCTATACCCATCCGGAAATCGCTTGGGTCGGCAAAACCGAGCAGGCGCTGAAGGCTGAAGGCGTTGAAATCAACGTTGGTACCTTCCCGTTCGCCGCAAGTGGCCGCGCCATGGCAGCCAACGACACTGCCGGTCTGGTCAAGGTCATCGCTGACGCCAAGACCGACCGTGTCCTGGGTGTGCACGTGATGGGCCCGGCGGCCGCCGAGCTGGTTCAGCAGGGCGCCATCGGTATGGAATTCGGCACCAGTGCCGAGGACCTGGGCATGATGGTGTTCTCACACCCAACCATGTCCGAAGCGCTGCATGAGGCGGCGTTGGCGGTAAACGGTCATGCTATCCACATCGCCAACCGCAAGAAGCGCTAA
- a CDS encoding 2-oxoglutarate dehydrogenase E1 component, translating into MQESVMQRMWDSAHLSGGNAAYVEELYELYLHDPNAVPEEWRTYFQKLPVSGSATADVSHATIRDHFVLLAKNQRRAQPVSAGSVSSEHEKKQVEVLRLIQAFRMRGHQAAQLDPLGLQQRKAPADLSINHYNLTDADLDTVFRTGDLAIGRDEATLREIHQALQETYCRTIGAEFTHIVDSEQRNWFIQRLESVRGRPGFTPEIRSHLLERLTAAEGLEKYLGTKYPGTKRFGLEGGESLIPLLDEIVQRSGSYGVKEIVIGMAHRGRLNVLVNTFGKNPRDLFDEFEGKKVEGLSSGDVKYHQGFSSNVMTPGGEIHLAMAFNPSHLEIVSPVVEGSVRARQDRRCDPVGDKVLPVTIHGDAAVAGQGVVMETFQMSQTRAYRTGGTIRIVVNNQVGFTTNKQEDARSTEYATDVAKMIQAPIFHVNADDPEAVLFVTQLAVDYRMQFKRDVVIDLVCYRRRGHNEADEPSGTQPLMYQKIAKQRTTRELYADSLMQSKILDEASVQAKVDEYRTALDNGLHVVKSLVKEPNKELFVDWRPYLGHAWTARHDTRFDLKTLQELSSKMLVVPEGFVVQRQVSKILEDRAKMGAGALAINWGYAETLAYATLLFEGHPVRISGQDVGRGTFSHRHAALHNQKDGSTHIPLQHLYEGQPRFDLYDSFLSEEAVLAFEYGYATTMPNALVIWEAQFGDFANGAQVVIDQFITSGEHKWGRLCGLTMLLPHGYEGQGPEHSSARLERYLQLCAEQNIQVCVPTTPAQVYHMLRRQAIRPLRKPLVALTPKSLLRHKLATSTLEDLTEGSFQTVLGEIDQIDPAKVERLIMCSGKVYYDLLEKRRNEGREDIAIVRIEQLYPFPEDDLAEVLAPYQNLKSIIWCQEEPMNQGAWYCSQHHMRRVAVAHKKELFLQYAGREASAAPAVGYASMHAEQQEKLLQDAFTV; encoded by the coding sequence ATGCAAGAAAGCGTAATGCAGCGCATGTGGGACAGTGCCCACCTATCCGGTGGTAACGCTGCCTATGTGGAAGAACTCTATGAGCTCTACCTGCACGATCCCAACGCTGTGCCCGAAGAGTGGCGCACCTACTTCCAGAAGTTGCCCGTAAGCGGCAGCGCTACAGCCGATGTCTCGCACGCTACGATTCGCGATCATTTCGTGCTACTGGCCAAGAATCAGCGTCGTGCGCAGCCTGTGTCCGCAGGCAGTGTGAGCAGTGAGCACGAGAAGAAGCAGGTCGAAGTGCTGCGTCTGATTCAGGCATTCCGGATGCGTGGTCATCAGGCTGCACAGCTCGATCCGCTTGGGCTGCAGCAGCGCAAGGCTCCTGCCGATCTGTCAATCAATCACTACAACCTGACCGATGCAGATCTGGATACGGTTTTCCGTACCGGTGATCTTGCCATTGGCCGGGACGAAGCAACCTTGCGTGAGATTCACCAGGCGTTGCAAGAGACTTACTGTCGCACCATCGGTGCCGAGTTCACCCATATCGTCGATTCCGAGCAGCGCAACTGGTTTATCCAGCGCTTGGAAAGCGTCCGTGGGCGTCCGGGCTTCACCCCCGAAATCAGAAGCCATCTGCTTGAGCGTCTGACCGCTGCCGAGGGTCTGGAAAAGTACCTGGGCACCAAGTATCCAGGCACCAAGCGTTTCGGTCTGGAGGGCGGTGAGAGTCTGATTCCGCTGCTGGACGAAATCGTTCAGCGCTCCGGCTCCTATGGCGTCAAGGAAATTGTCATCGGCATGGCCCACCGTGGTCGCCTCAACGTGCTGGTGAACACCTTCGGCAAGAACCCGCGTGATCTGTTCGACGAGTTCGAAGGCAAGAAGGTCGAAGGGCTGAGTTCCGGTGATGTGAAATACCACCAGGGCTTCTCCTCCAACGTGATGACGCCCGGTGGCGAAATTCACCTGGCCATGGCTTTCAACCCGTCCCACCTGGAAATTGTTTCTCCGGTGGTAGAGGGTTCGGTGCGTGCACGCCAGGACCGTCGTTGCGACCCGGTCGGCGACAAAGTGCTGCCTGTGACCATCCATGGTGACGCGGCTGTTGCCGGTCAGGGCGTGGTCATGGAAACCTTCCAGATGTCGCAGACCCGTGCCTACCGTACCGGTGGCACCATCCGCATCGTGGTCAACAACCAGGTTGGCTTCACTACCAACAAGCAGGAAGACGCGCGCTCGACAGAGTACGCCACCGATGTGGCGAAGATGATTCAGGCGCCGATCTTCCACGTAAACGCCGATGATCCGGAAGCCGTGCTGTTCGTCACCCAGCTGGCTGTCGATTACCGCATGCAGTTCAAGCGCGACGTCGTCATCGACCTGGTCTGCTACCGTCGTCGTGGCCACAACGAGGCCGACGAGCCAAGCGGCACCCAGCCGCTGATGTACCAGAAGATCGCCAAGCAGCGCACCACACGCGAGCTGTATGCCGATTCGCTGATGCAGTCCAAGATCCTCGACGAAGCCAGCGTACAGGCGAAGGTCGATGAGTACCGCACCGCGCTGGACAACGGTCTGCACGTGGTCAAGAGCCTGGTCAAGGAACCCAACAAAGAGCTGTTTGTTGATTGGCGTCCTTATCTGGGCCATGCATGGACGGCGCGTCACGACACCCGCTTTGATCTGAAAACCCTGCAGGAACTGTCGAGCAAGATGCTCGTGGTACCCGAAGGCTTTGTGGTCCAGCGCCAGGTCTCGAAGATTCTCGAAGACCGCGCGAAGATGGGTGCCGGCGCACTGGCGATCAACTGGGGCTATGCCGAGACACTGGCCTACGCGACCCTGCTGTTCGAAGGTCATCCGGTGCGCATCAGCGGCCAGGACGTGGGACGTGGAACCTTCTCGCATCGCCATGCCGCGTTGCACAACCAGAAGGACGGCAGCACACACATTCCGTTGCAGCACCTGTACGAGGGTCAGCCACGCTTCGATCTGTATGACTCCTTCCTCTCGGAAGAGGCGGTACTGGCGTTCGAATATGGCTATGCCACCACCATGCCTAACGCACTGGTGATCTGGGAAGCTCAGTTCGGTGACTTCGCCAACGGTGCTCAGGTTGTGATCGACCAGTTCATCACCAGTGGCGAGCACAAGTGGGGCCGACTCTGCGGTCTGACCATGCTGCTGCCACATGGTTATGAAGGGCAGGGCCCGGAACACTCTTCGGCGCGCCTGGAGCGCTACCTGCAGCTCTGTGCTGAGCAGAACATCCAGGTATGCGTACCGACCACGCCAGCGCAGGTCTATCACATGCTGCGCCGCCAGGCGATCCGGCCGCTGCGCAAGCCTCTGGTTGCACTCACGCCGAAGTCGCTGCTGCGCCATAAGCTGGCCACCTCGACTCTGGAGGACCTGACCGAAGGCTCGTTCCAGACTGTGCTTGGCGAAATCGATCAGATTGATCCAGCCAAGGTCGAACGCCTGATCATGTGTAGCGGTAAGGTCTACTACGACCTGCTGGAAAAGCGTCGCAACGAAGGCCGCGAAGACATTGCCATCGTGCGTATCGAGCAGCTGTATCCGTTCCCTGAGGACGACCTGGCTGAGGTGCTTGCCCCTTACCAGAACCTCAAATCCATCATCTGGTGTCAGGAAGAACCGATGAACCAGGGCGCGTGGTATTGCAGCCAGCATCACATGCGTCGTGTCGCCGTCGCGCACAAGAAGGAGCTGTTCCTGCAGTACGCTGGGCGTGAAGCTTCTGCTGCACCGGCTGTCGGCTATGCCTCCATGCATGCTGAGCAGCAGGAAAAGCTGCTTCAGGACGCCTTTACCGTTTAA
- the odhB gene encoding 2-oxoglutarate dehydrogenase complex dihydrolipoyllysine-residue succinyltransferase, with amino-acid sequence MAIEIKAPQFPESVADGTVATWHKQPGEAVKRDELIVDIETDKVVMEVLAEADGVLTEILKNEGDTVLSGELLGKLEAGATATATAAPAAAPSAAPEAAPAAAADDAILAPAARKLAEENGIDPNSVKGTGKDGRVTKEDVVAAIEAKKSAPAAKPAAAAAAPVVTAAGDRTEKRVPMTRLRAKVAERLVEAQSNMAMLTTFNEVDMTEIMALRSKYKELFEKTHNGVRLGFMSFFVKASVEALKRFPAVNASIDGTDIVYHAYQDIGVAVSSDRGLVVPVLRNAELMSLAEVENGIATFGKKARDGKLSIEEMTGGTFTITNGGTFGSMMSTPIVNPPQAAILGMHNIMQRPMAINGEVVIRPMMYLALSYDHRLIDGKEAVSFLVTIKNLLEDPARLLLDI; translated from the coding sequence ATGGCTATCGAGATCAAAGCCCCCCAATTTCCCGAGTCGGTCGCGGACGGCACCGTTGCCACCTGGCACAAGCAGCCGGGTGAAGCAGTCAAGCGCGACGAGCTGATCGTCGACATCGAGACCGACAAGGTCGTAATGGAAGTTCTCGCCGAAGCTGATGGCGTGCTGACCGAAATCCTCAAAAACGAAGGCGATACCGTACTCAGCGGCGAGCTGCTCGGTAAGCTCGAGGCCGGCGCAACTGCCACCGCAACCGCAGCACCTGCAGCTGCCCCATCCGCAGCGCCGGAAGCTGCTCCAGCCGCTGCTGCCGACGATGCGATTCTGGCTCCGGCTGCGCGCAAGCTGGCTGAAGAAAATGGTATCGACCCCAACAGTGTCAAAGGCACTGGCAAGGACGGTCGCGTCACCAAGGAAGACGTGGTTGCCGCCATTGAAGCCAAGAAATCCGCTCCGGCTGCCAAGCCTGCCGCGGCTGCCGCTGCGCCTGTCGTTACCGCGGCTGGTGATCGCACAGAGAAGCGTGTGCCGATGACTCGCCTGCGTGCCAAGGTTGCCGAGCGTCTGGTCGAAGCGCAGTCGAACATGGCTATGCTGACCACCTTCAACGAAGTCGACATGACTGAAATCATGGCCCTTCGCTCGAAGTACAAGGAACTGTTCGAGAAGACCCATAACGGCGTACGCCTGGGCTTCATGTCGTTCTTCGTCAAGGCTTCCGTTGAGGCACTGAAGCGCTTCCCGGCAGTCAACGCTTCCATCGACGGCACCGACATCGTTTACCACGCGTATCAGGATATCGGCGTTGCCGTTTCCAGCGATCGCGGCCTGGTAGTTCCGGTCCTGCGCAATGCTGAGCTGATGAGCCTGGCGGAAGTTGAAAATGGTATCGCGACCTTCGGCAAGAAGGCCCGTGACGGCAAGCTGTCCATCGAAGAGATGACTGGCGGCACCTTCACCATCACCAACGGGGGTACTTTCGGTTCGATGATGTCGACTCCGATCGTCAACCCGCCGCAGGCCGCTATTCTGGGCATGCACAACATCATGCAGCGTCCGATGGCGATCAATGGTGAAGTTGTCATTCGCCCGATGATGTACTTGGCTCTGTCCTACGATCATCGCTTGATCGACGGCAAGGAAGCGGTCAGCTTCCTGGTTACCATCAAGAACCTGCTCGAAGATCCGGCCCGCCTGCTGCTGGACATCTAA
- the sdhA gene encoding succinate dehydrogenase flavoprotein subunit, whose amino-acid sequence MASIRTLSYDAIIIGGGGAGMRAALQLAQGGHKTAVVTKVFPTRSHTVSAQGGITCAIASADPNDDWRWHMYDTVKGSDYIGDQDAIEYMCSVGPEAVFELEHMGLPFSRTEQGRIYQRPFGGQSKDYGKGGQAARTCAAADRTGHALLHTLYQANLKAGTSFLNEWYAVDLVKNQDGAIVGVIAICIENGETVYIRSKAVVLATGGAGRIYASTTNALINTGDGVGMALRAGVPVQDIEMWQFHPTGIAGAGVLVTEGCRGEGGYLINKHGERFMERYAPNAKDLAGRDVVARSMVKEILAGNGCGPNGDHVMLKLDHLGEEVLHSRLPGICELSKTFAHVDPVTAPVPVVPTCHYMMGGVATNIHGQAISQDANGNDKIVEGLFAVGEVACVSVHGANRLGGNSLLDLVVFGRAAGLHLEKALKDGVEHRGASETDLDVALSRLANLNERTTGEDVAPLRKELQSCMQNYFGVFRTGEYMQKGIAQLSELRERIANVKISDKSQAFNTARIEALELQNLLEVAEATAIAAEARKESRGAHAREDFEERDDENWLCHTLYFPGEKRVAKRAVNFSPKTVPTFEPMVRTY is encoded by the coding sequence ATGGCTAGCATTCGTACTCTTTCTTATGACGCCATCATTATCGGTGGTGGTGGCGCGGGCATGCGCGCAGCGCTGCAACTGGCTCAGGGTGGTCATAAGACTGCCGTAGTGACCAAGGTGTTCCCGACTCGCTCTCATACGGTTTCCGCTCAGGGTGGCATCACCTGTGCCATCGCATCGGCTGACCCGAACGATGACTGGCGCTGGCATATGTACGATACCGTCAAAGGTTCCGACTATATCGGCGACCAGGACGCTATCGAATACATGTGCTCCGTTGGTCCCGAGGCTGTGTTCGAACTTGAGCACATGGGCCTGCCATTCTCGCGTACTGAGCAGGGCCGCATTTATCAGCGTCCGTTCGGTGGTCAGTCCAAGGACTACGGAAAGGGTGGTCAGGCTGCTCGTACCTGCGCCGCTGCGGACCGTACTGGTCACGCCCTGCTGCACACTCTGTACCAGGCCAACCTGAAGGCCGGCACCTCCTTCCTCAACGAATGGTATGCCGTCGATCTGGTGAAGAACCAGGATGGCGCCATCGTTGGTGTGATTGCGATCTGCATCGAGAACGGCGAGACCGTCTACATCCGCTCCAAGGCCGTTGTTCTGGCGACCGGTGGTGCCGGTCGTATCTATGCGTCGACTACCAATGCTCTGATCAATACGGGCGATGGTGTTGGCATGGCCCTGCGTGCTGGCGTACCGGTGCAGGATATCGAGATGTGGCAGTTCCACCCGACCGGTATCGCCGGTGCTGGTGTGCTGGTTACCGAAGGCTGCCGCGGTGAGGGTGGTTACCTCATCAACAAGCATGGCGAGCGCTTCATGGAGCGTTACGCTCCGAATGCCAAGGACCTTGCCGGTCGCGATGTGGTCGCACGCTCCATGGTCAAGGAAATTCTCGCCGGCAACGGCTGTGGTCCGAATGGCGACCACGTCATGCTCAAGCTCGATCACCTGGGCGAAGAAGTCCTGCACAGCCGTCTGCCCGGCATTTGTGAGCTGTCCAAGACGTTTGCACACGTCGATCCGGTTACTGCTCCGGTTCCTGTTGTTCCGACCTGCCACTACATGATGGGTGGTGTTGCAACCAATATTCATGGCCAGGCGATCAGTCAGGATGCCAATGGCAACGATAAGATCGTTGAAGGTCTGTTCGCTGTGGGCGAGGTTGCTTGTGTATCGGTTCATGGTGCCAACCGTCTGGGCGGTAACTCGTTGCTCGACCTGGTAGTGTTCGGTCGCGCCGCAGGCCTGCATCTTGAGAAGGCGCTGAAGGACGGTGTTGAGCACCGTGGTGCCAGCGAAACCGATCTGGATGTGGCACTGAGCCGTCTTGCAAACCTGAACGAGCGCACCACCGGTGAAGACGTCGCGCCGCTGCGTAAGGAACTGCAAAGCTGCATGCAGAACTACTTCGGCGTGTTCCGTACTGGCGAGTACATGCAGAAGGGCATCGCTCAGCTCTCCGAGTTGCGCGAGCGTATCGCCAACGTGAAGATTTCCGACAAGAGCCAGGCGTTCAATACTGCCCGTATCGAAGCTTTGGAACTGCAGAACCTGCTGGAAGTCGCTGAAGCTACCGCCATCGCTGCCGAGGCCCGCAAAGAGTCGCGCGGCGCGCATGCCCGTGAAGATTTCGAAGAGCGTGACGATGAGAACTGGCTGTGCCACACCCTGTACTTCCCGGGTGAAAAGCGCGTAGCCAAGCGTGCCGTCAACTTCTCTCCGAAAACAGTTCCGACTTTCGAACCTATGGTTCGGACTTATTGA
- the sdhD gene encoding succinate dehydrogenase, hydrophobic membrane anchor protein, whose amino-acid sequence MVTNVTNFSRSGLYDWMAQRVSAVVLAVYFLFLIGYLIVNPDLEFEQWHALFSATWMRIFSLLALVSLAVHAWVGMWTISTDYLTNMAIGKWATSVRFLFQAVCGIAMFTLFVWGVQILWGI is encoded by the coding sequence ATGGTAACCAACGTCACGAACTTTTCGCGTTCGGGTCTCTATGACTGGATGGCTCAGCGCGTTTCGGCAGTTGTCCTGGCAGTTTATTTCCTCTTTCTGATCGGATACCTGATTGTCAATCCGGATCTGGAGTTCGAGCAGTGGCATGCGCTGTTCTCTGCGACCTGGATGCGCATCTTCAGTCTGCTGGCACTGGTTTCTCTGGCTGTCCATGCGTGGGTTGGTATGTGGACCATTTCCACTGACTACCTGACCAACATGGCCATCGGCAAGTGGGCTACCAGCGTACGTTTCCTGTTCCAGGCAGTGTGTGGCATCGCCATGTTCACACTCTTCGTCTGGGGTGTGCAGATTCTTTGGGGTATCTGA